One Lacipirellulaceae bacterium DNA window includes the following coding sequences:
- a CDS encoding GNAT family N-acetyltransferase, which yields MSQTPCPNELVLPPMADVVEIRRLEDLQPFRMAWNALLEETPRRSFFMTFDWFELAWKHFGQQGQHDYRLLVIRSEGKPIGFVPLCVVEEPYRVGTLRTLTYPLADWGAWYSPIGPDQTACYWLAMQYLANQERDWDLLDLRWIDEQQAKLPSLSAAMQAAGIAGEIAPFRETFVIEINGSWEDYLRSRSRKRRHEIRRHLRFFEKHDRVEFIRHRPLPATEGDGDPRWDLYEDCLQIAAESWQGDATDGVTLSHDRVAAFLRDCHEAAARLGMLDVTLLKLAGKPVAFGYNYHYRDEISGLRMGYDPKYRHLGVGTVLLLSSLRDSFERGDRRFDLGVDDFNFKHRYRTKVEESKRITHYPISDLKSQGVRLTQWAKRVVASR from the coding sequence ATGTCGCAAACACCCTGCCCTAATGAGCTGGTGCTGCCTCCCATGGCTGACGTGGTCGAAATCCGCAGGCTTGAAGACTTGCAGCCGTTCCGCATGGCTTGGAACGCGCTGCTCGAGGAGACTCCGCGACGCTCGTTCTTCATGACCTTCGATTGGTTCGAGCTGGCTTGGAAACACTTTGGCCAACAAGGGCAGCATGATTACCGGCTGCTCGTGATTCGCTCCGAAGGAAAACCGATCGGCTTCGTGCCTTTGTGCGTGGTTGAGGAACCGTACCGCGTTGGCACGCTCCGCACACTGACTTACCCACTCGCCGACTGGGGAGCCTGGTACTCGCCCATTGGTCCCGACCAAACGGCTTGCTACTGGCTGGCAATGCAATATCTGGCAAATCAAGAACGTGATTGGGATTTACTGGACCTCCGCTGGATCGATGAGCAGCAGGCGAAGCTTCCTTCGCTGTCGGCTGCGATGCAGGCGGCTGGGATTGCGGGAGAAATTGCTCCCTTTCGCGAGACTTTCGTCATCGAAATCAACGGTTCATGGGAAGACTACCTTCGATCACGTTCACGGAAACGTCGACACGAAATCCGCCGGCATCTGCGATTCTTTGAGAAGCACGACCGTGTTGAATTCATTCGCCATCGGCCACTACCAGCCACTGAGGGGGACGGCGATCCGCGGTGGGACCTCTATGAAGATTGCCTACAGATCGCCGCCGAAAGTTGGCAAGGGGACGCCACCGACGGTGTCACGCTCTCACATGACCGAGTGGCCGCTTTCCTGAGAGACTGCCACGAAGCAGCGGCTCGGCTGGGGATGCTTGACGTAACACTCTTGAAGCTTGCGGGCAAGCCAGTGGCGTTTGGATACAACTACCACTACCGCGACGAAATCAGCGGCCTCCGCATGGGCTACGATCCAAAGTACCGCCATCTGGGAGTGGGAACCGTCTTGCTGCTCTCTTCCTTGCGAGATAGCTTCGAGCGTGGAGACCGCCGCTTCGACCTCGGTGTGGACGATTTCAACTTCAAGCATCGCTATAGAACGAAGGTAGAAGAGAGCAAGCGGATTACGCACTACCCTATTTCCGACTTGAAGTCGCAAGGCGTGCGACTGACTCAGTGGGCGAAGAGAGTTGTGGCAAGTCGGTAA
- a CDS encoding beta-agarase, whose translation MPRLFYFLTLLLTTFPGGSHATETVELSVYPQYRRQIDGVCELDRTSLFALCDHGVGFDQRMRDPERVEYLLKDLNATFGRSLGPIRSVVRNEQIVREDPDRPGFADLELVKQESVSRQRPASKVLQDFVGERMDIAAHGSHNAYPEFMGAHTTPQSTQDPNHSQHLPENMEAAAELAAAVLQYNYGDFTRPRYFEPVNEPHWSFIGAEHLANWHLKTHSAVHDRGLDVEVGGPCNSVCYFYRNDFNAFNGVKNFINNTKGQLDFYSFHAYDYLNWNGQDLVGRISSGLPLEGMIDLVQNHLVNEFGEQKGIVISEHGGYVTGSQGRPTAEEVGDLLAAKYFPEGEGFEHEMRKRSIQSHVLVSAIMANTLTFMDHPHVIKKAVPFILPESMAWDPKYYSTLYVPYDFTDRSRWVETRNSDFYKFFRDVQGERVIIKGGDPDIQARAFADKDRLIIVVNNLSDELHDVKLDFPQPKESTEPQETKSKKIVLRRYGRNEDYTPYLTEENIESLEQLQLAGREAVLVAVEYDQEIPVKGTFNETPHYGSQLAVKATKEKPARFLVEIPAAKELAFATLRLSISRPFDADPNVLVKVNGKRVEFPLEDAVSRLAEEGREYASTKIVQLDRKLLREQNRVEVSFPDDRGGTVGSVVIRAGTKL comes from the coding sequence ATGCCTAGGCTCTTTTATTTCCTCACCCTGCTCCTGACTACGTTTCCTGGGGGTTCCCATGCCACCGAGACCGTCGAGTTAAGCGTCTATCCCCAGTACCGTCGCCAAATCGACGGTGTTTGCGAACTCGATCGCACTTCCCTGTTTGCCCTTTGCGATCACGGTGTCGGTTTTGATCAACGAATGCGCGATCCCGAGCGCGTGGAATACTTGCTCAAGGATCTCAACGCCACCTTCGGGCGGTCGCTGGGGCCGATCAGGTCCGTCGTCAGAAACGAGCAAATCGTTCGCGAAGATCCCGACCGTCCCGGATTCGCTGACCTTGAGCTTGTGAAGCAGGAAAGTGTCAGCAGGCAGCGACCCGCCAGCAAGGTACTTCAAGATTTCGTTGGTGAGAGAATGGACATCGCTGCCCACGGCTCGCACAACGCCTATCCTGAGTTCATGGGTGCCCACACGACGCCCCAGTCAACGCAAGATCCGAATCATTCGCAGCACTTACCTGAGAATATGGAGGCAGCCGCAGAACTGGCCGCTGCGGTCTTGCAATACAACTACGGCGACTTCACGCGTCCTCGCTATTTCGAACCGGTCAACGAGCCTCACTGGTCGTTCATCGGGGCAGAGCATCTCGCAAATTGGCACCTGAAGACACACAGCGCAGTTCACGATCGAGGGCTCGACGTGGAGGTGGGCGGGCCATGCAACTCGGTTTGCTATTTCTATCGTAACGATTTTAACGCGTTCAACGGCGTCAAGAATTTCATCAACAATACGAAGGGCCAGCTCGATTTTTATTCGTTCCACGCCTACGACTACCTGAACTGGAACGGTCAGGATCTGGTCGGGCGTATTTCGAGTGGCTTGCCGCTGGAAGGGATGATCGACCTCGTACAAAACCACCTCGTCAATGAATTTGGCGAGCAGAAAGGAATCGTCATCTCCGAACACGGCGGGTACGTCACAGGCTCTCAGGGACGACCCACTGCGGAAGAAGTCGGCGACCTGTTGGCAGCGAAGTACTTTCCAGAGGGCGAGGGATTCGAGCATGAAATGCGGAAGCGTTCGATCCAAAGCCACGTTCTGGTCAGCGCGATCATGGCCAACACACTGACCTTCATGGATCACCCGCACGTCATCAAGAAGGCTGTCCCTTTTATTCTGCCTGAGTCGATGGCTTGGGATCCGAAGTATTACTCCACGTTGTACGTGCCTTACGATTTCACCGACAGAAGCCGTTGGGTGGAGACGCGCAACTCTGACTTCTACAAGTTCTTTCGCGACGTCCAAGGAGAACGTGTCATCATCAAAGGTGGCGACCCTGACATTCAAGCTCGAGCGTTCGCTGACAAAGATCGTCTGATCATCGTCGTGAACAACTTGTCCGACGAACTTCATGATGTGAAGCTGGACTTTCCCCAACCAAAAGAGTCGACCGAGCCACAAGAAACGAAATCGAAGAAAATCGTCCTGCGTCGCTACGGTCGCAACGAGGACTACACGCCCTATCTGACCGAGGAAAACATCGAGTCGTTAGAACAGTTGCAGCTTGCCGGTCGAGAGGCAGTCCTTGTCGCGGTTGAGTACGACCAGGAGATTCCGGTCAAAGGCACTTTTAATGAAACCCCTCACTATGGAAGCCAACTCGCCGTAAAAGCCACCAAGGAAAAGCCTGCCCGTTTCCTTGTGGAAATTCCCGCGGCAAAGGAGCTGGCGTTCGCCACACTAAGGCTTAGTATTTCACGTCCCTTTGACGCTGATCCGAATGTCTTAGTCAAAGTCAATGGAAAACGTGTCGAGTTTCCGCTTGAAGATGCGGTGTCTCGACTGGCCGAAGAGGGTCGCGAATACGCCTCGACAAAGATCGTCCAGCTTGATCGCAAGCTACTCCGCGAGCAGAACCGCGTTGAAGTGAGTTTCCCCGACGACCGTGGCGGGACGGTTGGTAGCGTTGTCATCCGCGCAGGAACCAAGCTCTAG
- a CDS encoding acyltransferase, whose product MPKHRNGTSSYNATLDLFRFLACLAIVWIHVPESGLLKPTTIVSRFAVPFFSAAAIYLTVRSLHRRPDLSSWDYIRARFRSIYLPFLAWSAIYYLARYLAKQVSEVGGLTATTCLPALSWETLLDGTVHHLWFLPYIVVASVAALAATKLVLSCPLLRLPVALVCLVTGFTTAVLTADEAPVPNIYAVELAYQTLPSACWAVAIALYADRWQWLGKADAAGILGSLLFFAGSAWLWQNGRNSLAENLAGCGLLLATLPDTFTRGLSVSGSLAKQLGAWSFGIYVVHILFVEGIQDVLHALQIEASPTIDLIIYVLSIIGSVAVTILASQFAGLSWLFSTRRQPKTAAAGTS is encoded by the coding sequence ATGCCGAAGCACCGAAACGGTACGTCTTCGTACAATGCGACGCTTGACCTCTTCCGTTTTCTTGCTTGCTTGGCGATTGTTTGGATTCACGTGCCTGAGTCAGGCCTGCTGAAACCGACGACCATCGTTTCTCGATTTGCGGTCCCCTTTTTTTCTGCCGCCGCCATCTACCTCACCGTTCGCTCGCTTCACCGACGGCCTGATCTTTCAAGCTGGGATTATATCCGGGCACGCTTCCGCTCGATCTACCTACCTTTCTTGGCTTGGTCGGCCATCTACTACCTGGCTCGCTACTTGGCGAAGCAAGTGTCCGAAGTAGGAGGGCTCACTGCCACAACGTGCCTCCCGGCACTGTCATGGGAAACGCTACTCGATGGAACCGTCCATCACCTCTGGTTCTTGCCCTATATCGTGGTCGCTTCTGTCGCAGCCTTGGCTGCCACAAAACTCGTATTGAGCTGCCCCTTATTGCGTCTGCCGGTCGCACTTGTTTGCCTCGTGACAGGATTCACCACGGCAGTTCTCACGGCAGACGAAGCCCCTGTCCCGAATATCTACGCCGTTGAATTGGCCTACCAAACGCTTCCCTCAGCATGCTGGGCAGTCGCGATTGCGTTGTACGCAGATCGTTGGCAGTGGCTAGGAAAAGCCGATGCAGCGGGGATCTTGGGCAGTCTCTTGTTCTTCGCAGGTTCTGCTTGGTTATGGCAAAACGGCAGAAACAGCCTCGCCGAAAACCTTGCCGGGTGTGGGCTACTGCTGGCAACCTTACCCGATACTTTCACGAGGGGCTTGTCCGTATCGGGATCACTCGCGAAACAACTAGGGGCTTGGTCCTTCGGCATCTACGTCGTACACATCTTGTTTGTCGAGGGAATCCAAGATGTTTTACACGCATTGCAAATAGAAGCATCTCCGACGATCGACCTGATCATTTATGTGTTGTCGATCATTGGTTCAGTCGCGGTGACAATCCTTGCGTCGCAGTTTGCCGGTCTGAGCTGGCTCTTCAGCACGCGTCGTCAGCCCAAAACCGCGGCCGCGGGGACCTCATGA
- a CDS encoding SDR family NAD(P)-dependent oxidoreductase, whose amino-acid sequence MKSRAEATSCCAIITGAGGELGRAFADLLSKTQNTRLILTDIDTDAAHQARSSVERNGGEAVAAPLDVTQPSAWQQLVEDLHHEYQRVEMLINCAGIGAGGIVEGFSPEQFNQVFNANYFGTLYGCQAVIPRMKEQGHGHIVNVASITGLLAPPSVAAYASSKAAVVSLTEALYGELKPYGIGVTLCVPGFFRSPLIENGIFTDEGTQKRGEDYADKATLTAKQVAEETLRAVRKRRLYAVMGRRARWYWRIKRLAPQWLADKLSARYRN is encoded by the coding sequence ATGAAATCCCGCGCCGAAGCGACATCTTGCTGCGCAATCATCACCGGCGCAGGGGGTGAATTGGGACGCGCGTTTGCCGATCTGCTATCGAAAACTCAGAACACACGGCTCATCCTGACAGATATTGACACTGACGCCGCGCATCAGGCTCGATCTTCGGTTGAGCGAAATGGCGGGGAAGCGGTCGCTGCCCCACTCGATGTAACGCAACCTTCGGCTTGGCAGCAGCTTGTCGAGGATCTGCACCACGAGTATCAGCGGGTGGAAATGCTCATCAACTGCGCGGGAATCGGCGCGGGTGGCATCGTCGAGGGCTTTTCTCCCGAGCAGTTCAATCAGGTCTTCAACGCAAACTATTTCGGTACGCTCTACGGTTGCCAAGCCGTGATCCCTCGGATGAAAGAACAAGGCCACGGTCATATCGTCAACGTCGCTTCAATCACCGGCCTGCTCGCCCCGCCATCGGTGGCCGCGTATGCCAGTTCGAAAGCGGCCGTCGTCTCGCTTACGGAAGCGCTCTACGGCGAACTCAAACCGTACGGGATCGGCGTCACGCTTTGTGTACCTGGTTTCTTCCGGTCACCACTGATCGAGAACGGAATCTTCACCGACGAGGGCACTCAGAAGCGTGGCGAAGACTACGCTGACAAGGCCACCCTAACTGCGAAGCAAGTTGCCGAAGAGACTCTCCGTGCCGTCCGCAAACGGCGCCTCTACGCCGTGATGGGCCGCCGCGCTCGCTGGTACTGGCGAATCAAACGCCTCGCTCCACAATGGCTAGCAGACAAGTTAAGCGCGAGATACAGAAATTGA
- a CDS encoding tRNA-(ms[2]io[6]A)-hydroxylase: MLHLQSETDARWFAQVDAHLDEILIDHAHCEKKAAGTAMNLIFHYVDNRELCQEMTEIVNEELEHFHMVLDLLEKKDIPFRRLKPSQYGRKLNDLVSKQEPQRAVDRLLVAGLIEARSCERFHALAQHVDDEELANFYASLFESEARHHTTYTRLAKHFAPEEEVMARLDELAALESEIISAGEPLARMHS; the protein is encoded by the coding sequence ATGCTACATCTTCAATCCGAAACCGACGCTCGCTGGTTCGCCCAAGTCGATGCCCACTTGGACGAAATCCTCATCGACCACGCCCACTGCGAAAAGAAAGCCGCCGGCACGGCAATGAATCTCATTTTCCACTACGTGGATAATCGCGAGCTTTGCCAGGAAATGACCGAGATCGTCAACGAAGAGCTCGAACACTTTCACATGGTGCTCGACCTGCTTGAGAAGAAGGACATTCCGTTCCGCAGGCTCAAGCCAAGTCAGTATGGCCGCAAACTCAACGACTTGGTCAGCAAGCAGGAACCGCAACGGGCCGTTGATCGGCTGCTCGTTGCGGGGCTCATCGAAGCACGAAGTTGCGAGCGCTTCCACGCCCTCGCGCAACATGTCGATGACGAAGAACTGGCCAACTTCTACGCCAGCCTGTTCGAATCGGAAGCGCGGCACCACACCACGTACACGCGGCTCGCCAAGCATTTCGCGCCTGAGGAAGAAGTCATGGCAAGGCTCGACGAACTGGCAGCACTGGAGTCAGAGATTATCTCCGCGGGCGAACCCCTAGCGCGGATGCACAGCTAG
- a CDS encoding 3-isopropylmalate dehydrogenase, with translation MSNSTSLRIAVIAGDGIGPEVVGTSLEVLKATAAANDFVYETTDFPFSAKHFLESGHILDDDDVAKLREFDAILLGAVGGLPNDPRLAGGVIEKGILLKLRFDLDQYINLRPVQLYPGIDTPLKDKTSEHIDFICVRENTEDLYCGLGGIVRKGTDQEVANQTMVATRFGAERCIRYAFELARTRPRKHLTLVHKTNVLNFAGDTWHRTFEDVAQDYSDVETGYHHVDACCMFMVAKPEVYDTIVVPNMFGDIITDLGAAIAGGMGIASSGNLNPDGTAPSMFEPVHGSAPDIAGQNVANPIATIDSLGLLLRETGRIKENAAAIKCGEQIGAAVKKVTPKFAGKSLDRSGFGTNEIGQMVVEAL, from the coding sequence ATGTCCAATTCCACCTCGCTGAGAATCGCTGTCATCGCCGGTGATGGCATCGGCCCCGAAGTCGTCGGCACCAGTCTCGAAGTCCTGAAAGCGACCGCCGCGGCGAACGATTTTGTCTACGAAACAACCGATTTCCCCTTCTCGGCGAAGCACTTTCTCGAGAGCGGGCACATCCTCGACGACGACGATGTCGCGAAGCTTAGGGAGTTCGACGCCATCCTCCTCGGGGCCGTCGGCGGGCTGCCCAACGACCCTCGCCTTGCGGGCGGCGTGATCGAGAAAGGAATTTTGCTAAAACTTCGCTTCGACCTCGATCAGTACATCAATCTCCGCCCCGTGCAGCTCTACCCGGGTATCGATACACCGCTGAAAGACAAAACGAGCGAGCACATCGATTTCATCTGCGTCCGCGAGAACACTGAGGACCTCTACTGCGGCCTCGGCGGGATTGTTCGTAAAGGAACCGATCAGGAAGTCGCCAATCAAACGATGGTCGCTACGCGTTTCGGTGCCGAACGCTGCATCCGCTACGCCTTCGAACTGGCCCGCACGCGTCCCCGTAAGCACCTAACGCTGGTCCATAAGACCAACGTCCTCAACTTCGCCGGCGACACTTGGCATCGCACATTCGAAGACGTTGCCCAGGATTACTCCGACGTCGAAACCGGCTACCACCATGTCGACGCCTGTTGCATGTTCATGGTCGCCAAGCCCGAAGTGTACGACACGATCGTCGTGCCCAACATGTTCGGCGACATCATCACCGACCTGGGCGCAGCCATCGCCGGCGGCATGGGCATCGCTTCGAGCGGTAACCTCAACCCCGACGGAACGGCGCCCAGCATGTTCGAACCAGTCCACGGCAGCGCCCCCGACATCGCCGGCCAAAACGTGGCCAACCCCATCGCCACGATCGATTCCCTCGGCCTGCTGCTCCGCGAAACGGGCCGCATCAAAGAAAACGCCGCCGCCATCAAGTGCGGTGAGCAAATCGGCGCCGCCGTGAAAAAGGTGACGCCGAAGTTTGCCGGGAAGAGTTTAGACCGGAGTGGGTTTGGGACGAATGAGATTGGGCAGATGGTGGTTGAGGCGTTGTAA